From one Candidatus Omnitrophota bacterium genomic stretch:
- the ugpC gene encoding sn-glycerol-3-phosphate ABC transporter ATP-binding protein UgpC has protein sequence MAEVVLKNIAKIYEGDVVGCKDINLHIKDKEFCVLVGPSGCGKSTTLRLIAGLEEITAGELSIGDRIVNDVHPKERDIAMVFQNYALYPHMKVWDNLAFGLKLRKYPADEIKKRVTEAARILEIEHLLDRRPKALSGGQRQRVALGRAIVRKPKVFLFDEPLSNLDAKLRVQMRVEIKKLHAKLQITSIYVTHDQVEAMTMGDRIVVMKDGYIQQVDDPMKLYEQPVSKFVAGFIGSPPINLIKVKISRDGERFLISEAAAGGFKLKYTPKGRDFLAAFSGKNLIMGIRPENIIDRIYAGVKEAENTVPVVVEAEEPMGSENYVHLKTAGGAEVVMKTEGSNRVKPGDRLELIFNAEKIHFFHPGTEKRINEN, from the coding sequence GTGGCTGAAGTTGTCTTAAAAAATATCGCGAAGATTTATGAAGGTGATGTCGTGGGATGCAAGGATATTAACCTGCATATAAAGGATAAGGAATTTTGCGTTCTTGTGGGGCCTTCCGGATGCGGAAAATCCACGACACTGAGACTGATAGCCGGACTTGAAGAAATCACCGCCGGCGAATTATCCATTGGCGACCGGATAGTGAATGATGTTCATCCGAAGGAAAGAGATATAGCGATGGTGTTTCAGAATTACGCTCTTTATCCTCATATGAAAGTGTGGGACAATCTCGCTTTTGGTCTGAAGCTGAGAAAATATCCGGCGGATGAGATAAAAAAAAGGGTGACCGAAGCGGCGAGGATTCTGGAAATAGAACATCTGCTTGACCGTAGGCCCAAAGCTTTGAGCGGAGGGCAGAGGCAGCGCGTGGCGCTGGGCCGGGCGATAGTCAGAAAACCGAAAGTTTTTCTTTTTGACGAGCCTCTCTCGAATCTTGACGCTAAACTCAGGGTGCAGATGCGCGTTGAAATTAAAAAACTGCATGCGAAACTTCAGATAACCTCAATTTATGTCACGCATGATCAGGTTGAGGCCATGACGATGGGAGACAGAATTGTCGTGATGAAAGACGGTTATATTCAGCAGGTTGACGATCCCATGAAACTTTACGAACAGCCCGTTTCAAAATTTGTGGCCGGTTTTATAGGCTCACCTCCGATAAATTTAATAAAAGTAAAAATTTCCCGCGATGGCGAAAGATTTTTAATAAGCGAAGCCGCCGCCGGCGGGTTTAAGCTGAAATACACCCCTAAGGGAAGGGATTTTCTCGCGGCGTTTTCCGGTAAGAATTTAATTATGGGCATCCGTCCGGAGAATATAATAGACAGGATTTACGCGGGCGTAAAAGAGGCGGAAAATACCGTGCCTGTCGTCGTGGAAGCGGAAGAGCCAATGGGAAGCGAAAATTATGTTCATCTCAAAACCGCGGGAGGAGCGGAAGTTGTGATGAAAACAGAAGGTTCAAACAGGGTGAAACCCGGAGACAGGCTTGAATTGATTTTCAACGCTGAAAAGATACATTTTTTCCACCCCGGTACGGAGAAGAGAATAAATGAAAATTAA